From the genome of Bifidobacterium asteroides, one region includes:
- a CDS encoding ATP-binding cassette domain-containing protein produces MIVVDSLTKRFGSRKALNRVSFTARDGRVTGFVGPKGAGKSTTLRIALGLVRPDAGKALFDGRPFVRLSSPMRTAGAVLNPRNAHPACKARDHLLALAAISGIDHRRVDQVLEMVGLQSVADRPTGSLSLGMSQRLTLAAALLGDPHNLVLDEFLDGLASEGTERVREMWRGLASQGRAVLLSSRKINEVAQIADDLVIIAKGRILERTTVARFIGEHSRDSIYAVTPQPDQLKAALATAAGISITRLQPDESCPPDAARFRIQGAPLASTASILAQEGVVLYDFQPEEVSLEQAYKDIIHGRRDARP; encoded by the coding sequence ATGATTGTCGTCGACTCGCTGACCAAGCGCTTTGGCTCCCGCAAGGCACTGAACCGCGTCTCCTTCACGGCTAGGGACGGTCGGGTGACCGGATTTGTGGGGCCTAAAGGCGCTGGCAAGTCGACCACACTGCGCATTGCTCTGGGACTGGTTCGCCCTGACGCAGGCAAGGCCTTGTTCGATGGTCGGCCCTTCGTCCGGCTCTCATCGCCCATGCGGACAGCGGGAGCGGTACTGAATCCACGCAATGCCCACCCCGCTTGCAAGGCCAGGGACCACCTGCTGGCCCTGGCCGCGATCAGTGGTATTGATCACCGTCGGGTGGACCAGGTGCTTGAGATGGTCGGCCTGCAATCGGTCGCCGACAGGCCGACGGGGTCCCTTTCTCTGGGAATGAGTCAGCGGCTGACTTTGGCCGCCGCCCTTCTGGGCGACCCGCACAACCTGGTTCTGGATGAGTTCCTTGACGGCCTGGCTTCGGAGGGAACCGAGCGGGTGAGGGAAATGTGGCGTGGCCTCGCCTCACAGGGCAGGGCAGTCCTCCTAAGCTCCCGTAAGATCAACGAAGTGGCTCAAATCGCCGACGATCTGGTCATCATTGCTAAGGGAAGGATCCTGGAGAGAACGACCGTGGCCCGGTTCATCGGTGAGCACTCCCGAGACTCCATATATGCGGTGACGCCTCAGCCCGACCAATTAAAGGCCGCCCTGGCCACGGCCGCCGGAATCAGCATCACCCGTCTGCAGCCGGATGAGAGCTGTCCGCCAGATGCCGCACGCTTCCGCATCCAGGGTGCGCCCCTGGCTTCGACAGCTTCGATTCTGGCCCAGGAGGGAGTAGTTCTCTACGACTTCCAGCCGGAGGAGGTTTCCTTGGAACAGGCCTACAAGGACATCATCCACGGCAGAAGGGATGCACGGCCATGA
- a CDS encoding TrmH family RNA methyltransferase yields the protein MREPNPVTRAAMASDEPVFRQVGVGPWQEEHPEQPMPMDPRYDLELLEQGDRRNVLDRYRYWKVEAIRDDLDRRGRHDFEVAVENWTHDFNIGSMVRTANAFAARRVHIVGPHKWNRKGSLMTELYQHVVHDPDIATMTATLQEEAAGRGESVPRMIAIDNVPGAVPMETYHFPRRCLLMFGAEGPGLSEKALELADDVVYISQFGSVRSINAGAAAAVAMHSWIRQHARVADQSDQGPLP from the coding sequence ATGAGAGAACCGAATCCAGTGACCCGAGCGGCCATGGCCTCAGATGAGCCGGTTTTCCGGCAGGTGGGGGTCGGTCCCTGGCAGGAAGAGCATCCTGAGCAGCCCATGCCGATGGACCCGCGCTATGACCTCGAACTGCTGGAGCAGGGGGATCGTCGTAACGTCCTGGACCGGTACCGCTATTGGAAGGTCGAGGCCATTCGGGACGACCTGGATCGCCGAGGCCGTCATGATTTCGAGGTGGCTGTGGAAAATTGGACCCACGACTTCAATATCGGCTCCATGGTCCGAACCGCCAACGCCTTCGCTGCTCGCCGCGTCCATATAGTCGGTCCTCACAAATGGAATCGCAAGGGCTCATTGATGACCGAGCTCTACCAGCATGTGGTCCACGACCCCGACATAGCAACCATGACGGCCACCCTGCAAGAAGAGGCGGCCGGGCGGGGGGAGTCCGTGCCCCGTATGATCGCCATCGACAACGTTCCCGGGGCTGTCCCCATGGAGACCTATCACTTTCCCCGTCGTTGCCTGCTCATGTTCGGCGCTGAGGGTCCGGGGCTGTCCGAGAAGGCCTTGGAGCTGGCAGACGATGTGGTCTACATCTCCCAGTTCGGATCGGTGCGCTCCATCAACGCCGGGGCTGCAGCTGCCGTGGCCATGCACTCCTGGATCCGTCAGCATGCCAGGGTGGCAGATCAGTCAGACCAGGGGCCTCTGCCATGA